From a region of the Kwoniella mangroviensis CBS 8507 chromosome 1 map unlocalized Ctg01, whole genome shotgun sequence genome:
- a CDS encoding asparagine synthase (glutamine-hydrolyzing), which translates to MCGIFCCFNRQGDLASYRPRAIACSKKQRHRGPDWSGCYMAKDTIMVHERLAIVGVDTGAQPLVSEDDQLVLAVNGEIYNHVALRKGLKNQDAVFKTHSDCEVIMHLYREHDTGLCVMLDGMFSFVLLDKSVEPPRLIAARDPIGITTLYMGYHSSSPDTIYFSSELKAIHEECDNLISFPPGHFYDSKTKQLERYYKPTWWDGDKGVIPHGEVDYKLLRETLEAAVRKRLMSEVPYGVLLSGGLDSSLIASIAARETDKLAEEHEKFRRERKQAIADGKWVGDEKPLASWPQLHSFAIGLPGAPDLIAAKKAADFLGTVHHEYTFTLEEGLDAIPEVIYHLETFDVTTVRASTPMYLLSRKIKAMGVKMVLSGEGSDEIFGGYLYFHAAPNAKDFHEELVKRVKNLHTADCLRANKSTMAWGLEARVPFLDKQFLEVSMNVDAKYKMFSKGTHQEVDADGRPKMEKYIIRKAFDCAPDGKAYLPDSILWRQKEQFSDGVGYSWIDGMKDHAASVVSDEAFAKRAERFPESTPDTKEAYWIREIFEHHFPTKAAASTAVRWIPKQEWGVSSDPSGRAVSIHTAAYENKA; encoded by the exons ATGTGCGGTATATTCTGTTGTTTCAACAGACAAGGCGATTTGGCATCCTATAGGCCCAGGGCTATAGCGTGTTCGAAGAAGCAGAGACACAGGGGACCGGACTGGTCGGGATGTTATATGGCGAAGGATACGATCATGGTGCATGAGAGATTGGCAATTGTGGGGGTTG ACACCGGTGCCCAACCCCTCGTCAGCGAAGACGACCAACTCGTACTCGCCGTCAACGGAGAAATTTACAACCACGTCGCCTTGAGAAAGGGACTCAAAAACCAAGATGCCGTATTCAAGACTCATTCCGATTGTGAAGTCATCATGCACTTG TACCGAGAACACGATACTGGACTTTGCGTAATGCTCGATGGAATGTTCTCATTCGTATTATTGGACAAATCCGTCGAACCACCTCGACTTATCGCCGCTAGGGATCCAATCGGTATCACCACCTTATACATGGGTTaccactcttcttcacctgatacAATCTACTTCTCTTCAGAGCTCAAGGCGATCCACGAAGAATGCGATAACTTGATTTCCTTCCCTCCCGGACACTTCTACGACTCGAAAACCAAACAATTAGAAAGGTATTACAAACCTACTTGGTGGGATGGCGATAAGGGTGTCATCCCCCACGGTGAAGTAGACTACAAGTTGTTAAGAGAAACATTAGAAGCCGCcgtgaggaagaggttgatgtcTGAAGTGCCATACGGTGTATTACTTTCAGGTGGTTTGGATTCGAGTTTGATAGCTTCCATCGCTGCCAGAGAAACCGACAAGTTGGCTGAGGAACATGAGAAATtcagaagagagaggaaacAAGCTATAGCTGATGGTAAATGGGTCG GCGACGAAAAACCCCTTGCTTCATGGCCACAGCTCCACTCTTTCGCTATCGGTCTCCCAGGTGCCCCAGATTTGATCGCTGCAAAGAAAGCCGCCGATTTCTTGGGTACTGTCCACCACGAATACACTTTCACCTTGGAAGAAGGTCTTGACGCCATCCCTGAAGTCATCTATCACCTTGAAACTTTTGATGTCACCACTGTCAGAGCTTCCACCCCTATGTACTTGTTATCTagaaagatcaaagctaTGGGTGTGAAGATGGTCTTGAGTGGTGAAGGTTCGGACGAGATCTTCGGTG GTTACCTCTACTTCCACGCTGCGCCCAACGCAAAGGACTTCCACGAAGAGTTGGTCAAGCGAGTGAAGAACTTGCACACTGCTGATTGTCTTCGAGCTaacaa ATCAACCATGGCTTGGGGTCTCGAAGCTCGAGTACCATTCCTCGACAAACAATTCCTCGAAGTCTCCATGAACGTCGATGCCAAATACAAGATGTTCTCCAAGGGTACACACCAAgaggttgatgctgatgggCGACCtaagatggagaag TACATCATCCGAAAGGCATTCGATTGTGCACCAGACGGTAAAGCCTACTTGCCCGATTCTATCTTATGGAGACAGAAAGAACAGTTCTCTGACGGTGTCGGATACTCCTGGATCGACGGCATGAAAGATCATGCTGCCTCGGTTGTCTCTGATGAGGCTTTCGCCAAGAGAGCCGAACGATTCCCTGAATCGACACCTGACACCAAAGAAGCTTATTGGATCAGGGAGATTTTCGAACATCACTTCCCGACAAAAGCTGCTGCCTCTACAGCTGTGAGATGGATCCCCAAACAGGAATGGGGTGTATCGAGCGATCCTTCTGGAAGAGCTGTGTCGATCCATACCGCCGCCTACGAGAACAAAGCTTAA